The genome window TAAACTGAATCTCTTAAAGGAAAACCAGGTGAAAAGCAGCGGCTAAATCCTCCTCTTCACTGAGACTCTGAATGCGCTGCACCGCATCTGGAGTTAAACTTCCTCTTGGCACATGGGAGGGTCTTACACGTTGCACTGGTTAGTTACTGTTGAGCTTTAAGTGCTGTGAAATCTTAATCTGTAATAAGAAACAGCATAGAAAACATTACACATTATATTCTGCACTGTTATGTTGGCTTAACATGGGTTAAATCTGTgctacacttaaagggatagttgacccaaaaatacaaattatgtcattaattactcaccctcatgttgttccaaaccgaaaagacctttgttcgtcatcggaacacaaatgaagatatttttttttatgaaatctgagagctttctgaccctgcatagatgagAATGcagctaccacattcaaggcccagaaaagtagtaactattttatcgatgtccttacaaTGTTTCttggcctgggaacatttcagttacattgttgtctatgcagggtcagaaagctcttggatttcatcaaaaatatctaaatttgtgttccaaagtttGGAATGACAGAAGGGtgtaattaatgtcagaattttcatttttggacaaactaatcctttaaacactAAATACGCAAACATTTCCGTGTGAAATAAGTCTTTTGTAACACTTTTAAATGTGTTAGGCTGAAATACTGGATATAAAAGTAAGGACTGGAGTTGTCACAAATTAAAGTTATATACCAGTAGGCCTAACTACCAAGTTTTGAGCCGAAGTTGAAATACAAAAATGAGTGTTTTCTTTAGCAGTGGTTTTGTGTGTTTGAAATATCAAATATCTAGTTCACAATCTTCTTAAATTCAAATAACTTTTATTCTCAATAAAATACCAATATcatgtttttcaaaatatcttcttttttttttttgttcaacagacgAACTAAACTCTTTGTAATTACTtggtaattgatgacagaattttcattttcaggtgaactatccctttaagtattatatacagttaaggtcagcagtttacgtacaccttgcagaatctgcaaaatgttaattgttttaccaaaataagagggatcatacaaaatgcatgttattttatatttagtacagacctgagtaagatatttcacataaaagacgtttgcaAATAGCTGAATTTATCAGAAATGACCTtgataaaaagtttacatacacttgattcttaatactgttctttttttggtgtgacagttgttcatgagttctacaaattctttggtttttcagcatttttgtgtatgtgagcccttttcaacaatgactatgattttgagatccatcttttcacactgagggactcatatgcatctattgcagaaggttcaaacacactgatgcttcagaaggcaaCACGATagattaagagccagggggtgaaaacttcttgaatttgaagatcagggtaaatttaacttcatcttctgggaaacatgtaagtatcttctgtaggatCTAAAGggcaatgctaaaaaaaaaaaaaaaagatatttagtcaaaataagaaaaatttacacatctttattctgtacaaaagtttacacccctggctcttaatgcattatttttcttctgaagcatcagtgagcgtttgaaccttctgtaatagttgcgtatgaatccctcagttgtccttaatgtgaaaggatgtatctcaaaatcacagtcattgatggaaaggattcaaatacacaaaatgctgaaaaaacagaaattgtgggacctgaaggatttttcaggacaaacaagggactcattaacatctatcactaaacttttgaacagtttgaacagttgaaacatttcttttatgtgaaatatcttattcaggtcagtactaaataaaaaataacctgcaatttgtctgatccctcctattttggtaaaataatgaacattttgcagattctacaaggtgtatgtaaacttttgacctcaactgtaattatacaaataatttattacaatatttgTTGAATATTTGTCTGAAATATGTTACATAACTTGGACTTCAAAGGTTCCAGGATCCATTTTGATAGTTTCTCGCTCATAATGTGACAATATTCTCCGTTATAAAAGATTAAAGCATGTTAAAAAATATCATGTTCATCATGtgttaaatgtattaaaacacaTGACCAACACCGAAATTCATGTGTTATATGGCAAAAACATGAATGTTGATATAAGTATACATGCATTCATAGTGTTACAGAATctccttaaagggataggtcacaaaaaaactaacattttgtcatcatttactcacccctacgTTGTGTATTTGTTTCCCTACTATGATAGTCATTGGGGCCAACAAATGTTTGGAATTTCTTcaaaatcttcttttgtgttcaacataagaaagaaacgtatacaggtttgcaacaacatgagggCATTTTtcttgaactattcctttaaacagtTTAGGTATGCCAGCTTTTCTGGCTCTGAATCTATGGGCTGCCAAGTGAAAAGTCCTTTGCGTGTGTTGACTGTTGCTCAAAATTGCTTGCACAATTGTTCCGCTCCCTTTGGGTTTAATAAGCACACAGCTCATTTTGTTCTTTCtttgcatttctctctaaatCCTTTTGCCACAGGGATCCGTGATTAATTATTTGACATCCCGCTGGATTGCTCAGAATcgtgtgatccgttgcaccacacAAGTCTAGCACCACACCGGACAGAAATGTTTTTCCAACTTAACGAGGCTAAGCGTTAACGTAAAAAAAACAACTCCAACGTATTAAAGCTGCACTGCTGTGCTCTAAACCGACTTTACGTGGCCTCTTAAGTATCGGAAGCTTTCGTGCCAGAGCAGGTGCCTATTTACCTTTGGAATGACACTTTACCATAGTTTCCACAGTTGttacagaaatgaaacaaaatgattCTGAAAGCTTATACAGCAGCTGAAGGACATCCAATATTAATACTGTGGCTTTACAGAAAAATTTCATGGTACATTTTCTTAAGGAAGAGGGGCTGTATCGCAATGTTTTCATTGCATGTTCTGTCGTTACTGTTTATATGTATTCTGAGGTTTCCGTGCTCTCAGATCCAGTAATTCACCCTCGGCGTGCCAACCACCAGGTCTTTGGCACTAGATGAGCGCGACAGGTCCAGATAGGGTTATGAGAAACAGGTGTGTTTAGACATAGCCGAGATGGACATACCAGTGGCCCATATTGCTGTTTCTCATTAGAGGTTAGAAAATACTATTTTCAGGGTCACAAGCCCTGAAGAGAGGGCACTTTTACAAGGACATGGTGCGCTAATGAGAAACGTGAGGGGAATGTGGGCCTGAACCACGTCTTTGTTGCCAATTTCTGCTTCATTGTATATGCAAGGTTGACAATGTTGTTTTTAAACCTTGAAACCTTAAGACTTTACGATATATATTGCGAAACTTAGCAAATTTATCTTTGATATATTTACCTTTACCTAATattcacactaccagtcaaaagcttttggacagtaaggtttttatttgcatttatttgatccaaagcacagcaaaaacagtaaaattttgaaatatttttactatttaaaataactgatttctatttgaataaatgttcaaatttattcctatgatttcaaagttgacttttagcatcattactccagtcacatgatccttcagaaatcattctaatattctgatttgctgccccccaaaaatatttttattataatgttgaaaacagcttttttttaggtttctttgatgaataaaaaagtttttttttaaatctaaaatagaaatcttttgtaacattataattgtctttatcacgtttgatccatttaaagcatcctggctaagtatacatttctataatttattcatTTCAAATTTACCTTTgttataaaaataagtaaaaatagcaTAACACAATTAACAAATAATACCTTTCAAGAGTTTGCaatctttttttaaagtaatttatacttttatttagcaaggaaattaaataataataataacttatgttcttttaaacattctattcatcaaaaccTGAAAACGTACTGTATCACAATTTACACAGAAATATACGTTTTGtgaaactgtttttaacattggtaataataaaaaaaagttttttttatgatttctgaaggatcatgtaatgcagaagtaatggctgctaaaaatttatctttacatcacaggaataaattacattttaaaatatattcaaatagaaaaatatgtaatatgtatcataatattttacaatattactgattttagtgtattttttaaataaaaagacatttataatgttgcaaaggttttatatttcagatatatgctgatatatatttttgagcagcaaatcagaatattagaatgatttctgaaggatcatgtgactggaataatgatgctaaaaatgtagcttttaaatcacaggaataaattacatttgaaaatatattcaaatagaaaacagttttttgaaatagtaaaaatatttcagaatgtactattttgctgtactttggatcaaatacatgcaggcttagtgagcagaagagactgtgtctcactgttcaaaaggttttgactggtagtgtataactaTGTACTGAGAATGACAGAACAAAAGCTTGTTTTGGTGGCTGGATTACATCCCGGACAGCCATAACCTCTAAATGCTTTAATTGGATCGTCTCTGGTTCTACTTAGTATAAATAGAAGTGTCCAGGTAAAGAGAAACAGCACACCTTCCCTTTGCAGCAAACAGCATTAACACACCGCACAGTCAGACATCAGTAGGAATTTTCTGGTAAGTTCCTTTTTTTGGTCTTTATATAATGTTAAATAGCTCTGTTTACTTATCTCTCATGATATATAGTAAAATATGAATAaggtttatttatattaataatattattatacttTAATACTTTGTAAAGATCCTGAGATGGTTAATTGGCCAGTACTGTATTACTACTTATGATTGCACTGTACTGTATTGTACAGTGGATGCAAACCAaatatgctaaatgttaattGCTGTGTTGATATATCACTGATCTAATAGCAAACAGATCAATAATGAATTTAATCTACAGATAATTTTAGGATGTCATCATAAAGCTAATTTTATACGAAATAAATGTATCTATGGCGTGTACTTACTTAATTGCTTAAGCAGTGATTTAAAAGCATATCCTCAATTTGACTAATGCAGACACTATTGTGTAACAAACTGGGCCACAAATATCATGATGCACTGATTGTTTTACCAGCACTCAGACATATGATGTGACAGCTTTATAACACTAGCTTTTGACTTAGACCTGCCAAATGTGGTGGCTCTGTTGTGTTCATTTAAGACAACAGATGGCCATGAAGTAAAGCTGGTGAACTTGTGCTCCTCTAGTGGTATTTCTAGAATATTTGCCTCTTAAGATAGCACCTCATATGTCTGTTTGCTAATCTTGAAACAAGGCCAAATGTATGGTTTGCTATAGATTTTAACATTTGGTCATGACTTGTCTGGGTCTATAATATGAAGCCACATTCCGTAAcctactaaattgccttatgtgtCACATATTCTGCCTCCTTAATCCCACAAAGAAGCTTCTAGAGAATTGGGACTCAGTTTGCAGTGGAAGTATCTGgaaacaaacataaaaatagATTAGATACTAAAATACTAACACAAACCAACCACATGGATTAAAGAATGACTACACTAAGTTTCCAGAAGGTTATAAAACACTGAATTTCTTTGAACCGTGAATTTTCAGTGAAGATGCAGTGCCACTCAGTGGTTACTCACAGCTGTTACTGCTGATCCATCATTCTCATGATCAAAAGACTGACTGGGACAAGAAACAAGAGACAAGATGTGTTATTATTGATCAATTATTTTACGAAAGTCTCTAACACTTAcaggttttgttttcttttgaagTTGCTGAGGATGAGGGGGTTGATCTTCTCTCTGGTTATACTGGCGTCTCTGGGGGCCTTTTATTGTGCCCCTGATAGTGCCCTGTCTCCGATATCAGCCAACACTCTCAAACGTGAGTGCATCCTATAGTCAAAGAAATGATGCTCAAATTAATACACAAAAGCCAGGGAACAACCTTATGTCATGTAGATGACCTGAAGCATTATGGTTTTTCAGGCCTGTCTATGGAAGGGGAGAAGCTGGTGGATCAGGAGGTCAGCAAGGCGCTGTTTGGGATCAAACAAATGAAGGAGGTGATGGCCAGGAATGAAGAGAAACACGCAAACCTCATGAAGTCCCTCTGGCACAGTGGGGAGAAGAAAAATGTCAGTGAATTTTTAAGtagcattttttaaaatcaaaaataaacttgtgttacttgtgttaaacaaacataaaatacagttgaggtcaaaagtttacatacaccttgcagaatcagcaaaatgttaagtattttaccaaaataggagggatcatgcaaattgcatgttttttatttagtatttaccttatttatattttagttatttcacataaaagactttcacATATAGtctaagagaaaataatagttgaatttataaaaaaaaagtatttaaaagatTTATCTTAATACTatgctgttacctgaataatccacatttgtgtgtttttttttttttttttgttgttgtttagtaatAGAGTcattttttgtcctgaacagttaaattgcctgctgttcttcaggaaaatccttcaggtcccacaaattctttggtttttcaggaggttcaaacgctcactgatgctccaaaaggaaacacaatgcattaagagccgggaggtgaaaactttttgaatttgaagatcaggttacatttaatttattttgccttctgggaaagATGTGAGtatcttctgaaaggcagtattaaatgaaaaatatatgatattttggcaaaataagaaaaatttacatatcctcatttggttcaaaagttttcacccccgatttttaatgcatgatttttccttctTCCTTCATTTTTCcttgcatcagtgagcattttaaccttctgtaatagttgcacatgagtccctcagttgtcctcagtgtgaaaagatggatttctaAATCAATACTAGTcattattggaaaaaaaaaaactataaaatacagctgtggatcattcagataacaatgcagtattaagaatcaagcatatctAAACTTTTatacagggtaattttttaattttaattaaatttaactcttattttctcttgtggactacatgtaaacaacttttatgtgaaatatcttattcaggtaagtactaaataaataaaaaaaataacatgcattttgtaggatcccttctgttttggtaaaataattaacattttgcagattctgcaaggagtatgtaaacttttgacctcaattgtaagTACTGTAAGTTGATAAAAATGTTTGAAACTGGTCATTGGCTTCTTGCACCATCAGGGGGCAGCAGAGATCGCACAGGATATAGAAAAGAAGCTGAACGAAGCTGAACAGCAATGTAAAGAGTCTCTAAAGTCCTCCTGGGAGGAATGTCGACCTTGTCTTGAGGAGACCTGCAAGAACTTCTATACAAACACCTGCCGCCGTGGATTCGCCACCTTCACCAATAAAGTACTACATTCTCATCCATCTTTACCATTTAAATGCTGTGTTTTGGAACTATATAATATAAACTAAATCAAAATACTAAAGTTGTATTATGCATTTCTCCACAGCTACAGAACTTCTTCCAAAGGCTGAGCTCTCGCTTTGACCCTCGTGATACTCAGGATGAGGTAGTGCTGAACCAGAGTGCAGAGAATCCTGACCTGGAGGTGGTGAGGATTGAAGACTCCTTCAGCAACCTGCTCACCAAAGTGGGAAACCTGGTCAATCGCAGTGTCGTGCTAGTCTCCCATTTCCACCATGAGATGGACCAGGCCCTACGCAGAGCTTTCAGTCCTGAGCTTCAGGAAGATAAAGAGAGGGAGCTGGCACTCAAGCCTGCCAACAAAGCTCTTGATTCTGCCTTTCTGGAGGGTGTGGGCCTGGATGATGTGCTGGAGTCCTTCTTTGATTTTGGCAGAAGTGTGTTGGAGGAGTTTGGGGCCGTAGTCACACAAGCCTTCAGTGACATTCATGATGCTATGGAGAAGACAGAGGAGGAGAAAGGTGCTTTATCCTGGCAAATGtttgttcagccaaaaatgaaaatactgacaTTATTTACTTACCCACATTTCAAAACCAATAACTttgttctgtggaacacaaaaggtgcATACATAAACAATCTATTAATTATTTGCAATACAATGAAAGTGAGAATAGGGGCTGTCAGTTTACACAATGacaaaaatatcataaaataagttatttaaaCAGTTCATGAGACATTTGATGAGTAAATAAAGTCATTTAACACAAGAATACGCCTGTAAATTTCCCAAGGTCCGTTCGGAACGATGTTTTCTGGCCGATAAactataaaaacatttaacaGCCAAATTAAAACCCTCCTCTAAAGCCCGCACTTAGAACAAATAAAACGTTATCATCCGTCGTTCTGAAGGCTAATACGCCATCATTATTATAGTTTATGCCCGTTCACACCGAGCACGATAAATGTTTTATGAGCTAGAAACGACGCAGTGGAACAATATCATTAGAGGCAGAACGATATTGACAGCCAGTCAGAAACTACACGACTCAAGCGTTTGAATTAAAGCGGCAGACGACATAACTGTAGTGCGCATTTATAATAAACAAAACGTTATTGTCCAATTATGTGGACGCTAAGCCTAGTTATGTTTTATGCGTGTATGTGTCAGACTACAACACAACAATACCAACCGTGACACAGAGGAACTATCTGTAAtcactttaaaggttgtatcagcgatttctagcctaaaacataaagtgtcaatttcagctgacctttcttcatgatccgctcactgcctgccccataaattgtctgtgaaaaaaacgcgtctctctggtcagcctagggtccgagatatgccaaaaaaaacaatcggcactaccaacctttccacagataaacaaacagtgttccaaccaatcagcgtcaggggtttggtgttgtggactttcgctccgcctccctcacatccctgcaccagtaggaaagtccacaacaccaaacccctgacgctgattggttggaacacagtTTATATGtgcaatagttgatagcgccgattgttttttggcatatctcggaccctaggctgaccagagagacgcgttttttttcacagacaatttatggggcaggcagcgagcggatcgtgaagaaa of Garra rufa chromosome 10, GarRuf1.0, whole genome shotgun sequence contains these proteins:
- the clul1 gene encoding clusterin-like protein 1, coding for MRGLIFSLVILASLGAFYCAPDSALSPISANTLKRLSMEGEKLVDQEVSKALFGIKQMKEVMARNEEKHANLMKSLWHSGEKKNGAAEIAQDIEKKLNEAEQQCKESLKSSWEECRPCLEETCKNFYTNTCRRGFATFTNKLQNFFQRLSSRFDPRDTQDEVVLNQSAENPDLEVVRIEDSFSNLLTKVGNLVNRSVVLVSHFHHEMDQALRRAFSPELQEDKERELALKPANKALDSAFLEGVGLDDVLESFFDFGRSVLEEFGAVVTQAFSDIHDAMEKTEEEKEKKFFPQFLQNRRLCRDLRRQSSECWQLQSKCEACQGTLFNECPNVRELHIELDEASQMLEASRQQYEEVLGIVQRHTDDTISWLNNMASDFGWVTELASNNTTLESIFSIATVVAQTEEGANTPAADTTVEVNILNSPTLSLTVPAGLRLQDPAFIQYVTQEALGMYKQIARHDDV